In Verrucomicrobiota bacterium, the DNA window CATGCATCACGCCATCAATGCGGTAACGCAACCGGAAAAGCTTGGCCAGCGGCTCCAAATGAATATCCGAAGCGCGCGCCTTGAATGCCTCAACGATAATGCTATTGACCAGCTTGATGATTGGCGCGTCCGCTTCCAGCGTGCCGCCGTCTTCCTCCAGCTTTTTGCCGGACAGATTGGCGACTTCCACTTCCCCTTCCGTGATGTTCTGAATCATCACGCTCACGGCGTCATCCGCCGCGCCATAATACTGGCTGAGCGCTTCCTCAATTTCCTGTTCGGAGGCCACCTTGGGCTCAATTTCCGCCTTCAGCAAGTGGTGCAGCGCGTCCAGCGTATCCAGATCCGAGGGGTCCGCCATGGCCACCCCGATGGTGTCACCCATTTTATACACCGGGATCACCCGGTACCGTTTGGCGACGTCGCGGCGAATGGAACTGACCACGTCATCCGGCAGTTTCATCTCCGACAACTGGACCACTTCCACTCCGAGGAACGCCGCTTTGGCGTTGGAAACGTCGGTGGGGCGGATGACTTTTTTGGCGACGAGGGTATCTACTACCCCCTCGCCTGCCGCGTCCGCTTCTGGCCGGATTTGGGCGACCTGCTCAGCGGTCAACACGCCCATATCCACCAGCATATCCAGCAAGATGTCGTCTTTTAGTGCCACAATTCAGCAACCGGGTTTAATTTTTTGGTAACTCTAAGCGCAAACCGGGCAAAGTCAATCAATTGCGGAGCGAATCATTAAAGCGTGACTGGCAACTTTCCCTGTTTCAGCGCAAAACGCCGCGGCGGCGCGGCGAACAACGATTAATCCAATACCTTGATTTTCAGATTCCGGTAGAAAACCGGTGACTGGGCTTTGCCATGCAACCCTTGCAGCCCAAGCGGACCATTGCGCGAAAAATCCTTGAGCGCTTGGCGAAACTTATTGGGTGTGCCATCCGGATTTTTTTTCACTTCCTTCCAATCATTCAAGTCCACGTCGAAGACCTCCTCGCCGTTGAACACCAGCGACACCCGGCTATCCCGGCAAGTGATGGTAAAGCGGTTCCATTCCCCCAACGGTTTGGCCATATTCTTGGACGGTGGTTTGGCATCATAAATGGCGCCCACCATGCCATATTTCGATCCGTCGGTGGATTCATGCACCTGAATTTCAAGCGCGGCCAACACATCCTTGATATTGCCGGACCGCAGGAACACTCCGCTGTTGGCTTCCTTGGTCGCTTTGAATTCAAGATCCAATACAAAATTGGCATAGGCATCTTTGGTCCAGAGGGTGGTATGGTTTTTGGCAACTAATTCGCCGTTCGCAAAGACCCACGCGCCCGGTTCCACCGCCGCGTTGGATAAATCCGCCGCGAACAAGTCTTTCCAGCCAGTGGTATCGGGATGCCCCTTGGCTTGCTGCGCCGAAACCGGCCCGCAACAAAGCAGCCCCAATCCGACCAAAACGGTGGTCTTTTGCGTCAACTGTTTCAATATCGAAAAAGTATTCATGGCTGCTAGTCTGTCACACGCGCCGCCGTGCGACAAGCGTTTTGACAAACAGAATTTTAGGCAAACGCGAGCCCGCTGATAGGCACACGAGGCAAAAAATTAACGTCCCTTCCGGAGGCTTGGTGGAAGGCGCTCCCATGAAACTGGGGTGACTCATTTCCCTATCCGCGTCCATTCGCATTATTCGCGAATCGAAGTTTCCAAACAATGGTTCCCATTTTTGCCATGTCCGGCTCCCCTTTGTTGGCTGTTGCTTTCCCCGCTCAGGGATTCAGGCCAAAGGATTGTTCAGCAACATACACCCGATATTCTTTGATGCGGCCACCCACCTTCGCATCGCCGCTGCGTGGCAGATACCGGATGCCGGTAACACTCTGGGACTTCCCCAGATCAAGGATCAGGTGATGCGGATGCCCGGGCTTGGCCCCGCTATACTCTGTGTGCCACATGGTGGCTGGTTGTCCATCCAGGACATTGTCCGCCGAACCGTCTTCCGCCCCGCTCTCCTCGCTGTCAGCCCAGAACACCCGCAGACTGGTGTTGGCGAGCGGTTGCCCATTGGCGTCCAGAATTTCCAGCTCCGCCACGGCGGCATAGGGCTGGCCATTATGCGCATTCACCGATTCCAGGCAGACATAGCGGCCCTTGACCGGCTGGGCAAACCGCGCCTCCTGCATTTTAATCTCCGTAGTAAACGCGCCGCCGATCGCAGGTGCAAGACCCTCCGTCTTGAACTGGCCCTGGGCGCGCGCGCGATTCGAGAAATCCAGTTCCCGCCGCATCTGGTCCAAGATGGGCTGCGCCAATCCGGCCAGTTCCGGCTGGGCCGGCTCGGTCAGATCCAGCACCACCACCTCGTTCTGCCCCGGCTTCAGCCACGCGCCGGGACAATACATGGTTTGTGTCGGGCCGATATTCCAGAATCGCCCCAGGCAACGCCCATTCACCCACAACACACCTTTACCCCACGAACGGACGTCCAGAAACGTATCGCCAACCGTCGTCACCAGGAAACCTCCCCGCCAGAATGCGGGTCCTTTGGCGCTGCCGCCCTGGTATTTCAAGCGGCCCAACTGTGCGGCATCCAGCGGCAGCGGATACACCTGCCAGCCGGTCAACTCCACCGCCGGGCTCCCGCTGGCAATGAGTTCCACCGGCCCATGAATGCCCTTTTGATCAAACGCTTCCTGCCCAAAATTAATCCGCCCCATGGCCTCCACCAGGATGTCCAACTGGCCGGGCTTGGCCCGCTGGGGAAGTTGCACCGCAAATTTCTGGCGGCGGCGATCCATCACGTCCACCAGATGCCCGTCCAGATAAACCCAGCCGAAATCATGCAGTTCCTTGACCTTCAGGGAGGCCGGGCCGCCCGCCGGCACGGTGCCCCGATACAACGCGCAACCCTGCCCGAGATCATATTTTTCAAACGAGCGTGCTCGCTCATCCTTGATCGCCACCGGCAGGTTGTCAAAAACGGGCGCACTGGATTCCAGGCGGAAACGATTCACTGTGATGACCGGATAAGCTGGCGGCGGTTCGGGCAGGCTTTCCCCGGGCAGCAGATAGCGCCCCATCACCTCACGCGTGCGCGTGAACTTGTCCGTCACCCAGCCGGCCTCGCTGATGGGGGCCTCGTAATCATAGCTCGAGGTATCCGGACGGAACGGACGATCCGCGCCCGACCACAGGCCGAACGACGTGCCGCCGTGCGCCATGTAAATGCTGAACGACATGTTGTTCTTTAGCATGTATTCGAGGTCGCGCAGATACCGGCCCATGTCCCCCTTATGATGCGGTTGGCCCCAGGTGTCGAACCACGCCGGATAAAACTCCCCGTTCATGAGCGGCCCTTTGGGCTGGATCTTTCGCAACGCCTTGAATGCCCCCGCCGGATCGCTGCCGAAATTCACCACCTGAAACAGATCGGCGCGGAACCCATTCGGCAGGGCCGAGGGCGGATTGCAGGCGAACAGGGGAACCTCGAAGCCGCTCTCCACCAGCGCCTGCCGCAACTGCCCCAGGTACGCCGCATCCTTGCCGAACCAGCCGTATTCATTTTCCACCTGCACCATGAGCAACGGGCCACCCTTGGTGATTTGCAGCGGCGCCAGCACCCGCCCAACCTCTTTCAGGTATCGCCGGGCCGGCTCCAGGAACGAGGCATCACTCGTGCGGATCTTCATCTGGTCATTCTTGTACAGCCACCACGGAAGCCCGCCCCCTTCCCATTCCGCGCAGGAATACGGGCCGGGCCGCAACAGCACCCACAGCCCCTCCGCCTGCGCCATCCGGCAAAACTCCGCCGCATCCGCCGGGCCGGACCAATTGAACTCGCCCGGACGCGCCTCATGAAAGTTCCAGAAAAGGTACACGCACACAGTGTTCAAACCCATCGCCTTGCACATCTTCAGCCGGTGCTGCCAATACTCGCGCGGGACCCGCGCAAAATGCACCTCGCCGCACCGCACCTGGAGGCGCTGCCCATCCAGCAGGAAATCCGTTTCCCCAATGGCAAACGTGTGCGAGGCGGCCGCCACCCGGCCGCCGGCCAGCACCAACAACAAACCGGCCACCAGCAATGCCATGACAGTGCCCCGATCATTTTCATGCTTTAAAAACATGCACAGGATGTACCGCATCCGTCCCCCAAACGCCAACCGGAAATAAGGAGTTCCCGCAATTTCCAATGTCCCAATGGTCATTCCTGTCAATAAGGTCCATCCGGTCCATCCCTGTCCATGCTAGCCCTTCCCGTCCCCCCAATTTGCCAATTTTCAATTTGCAATGTCCATGCCCGTCCAGGGCTGCCTCAAGCTCGGTTTGGTTCAAGCCCAACCGCAAACGTAGGTGACGAGTCTCAAACAGGACGGCGCGGGAAAATTTGGAGTGCGGTGGCAACAGCCGGGGGAGAAAGGGGCGGATGGCGACACCGCTTTGGATTTGCTCCGTCCAGTTGCGTGAGCGCGGGAGGCCACTGCGGCATCCCAATGACGTCAGGCGGTATGCCGCCGTCCAGCGGGACGGGATAGTCACGGGATTGATTGTGCGCATATCCAAAGCGGCGTCGCGGCCCCGTCGCCCTGCCTTGCCGCCGCACTCCAAAAAAGGCGGCTCCTGCGCTTCCTTGGGGCAAGGGCCAAAGTAAGACTTCCCCGAATCAACGAATTTCGTTCTTTGTGAAAGTGGGGGTACGGAACCACCGCCCCCGCCCACCTCGTAGTATTCGTAACGCACCAACGCGCTTGAGGCAGCCCTGCTGCAATTTCTACCCAGCCGCCCGATCGGATTTATCAGCGACTGCCACTTGCGTACCGCGATTCCGGTACTATCTTCCCTACTGTATATAATAATTATAATTGAATGACCTTATGATGACTCGACGAGATGCCCTGAAGCAAACTGCCGTATTGACTGCCGCCGCCGCGTTCGCGCCGGCTGCGATCGCCCAAACCGCCGCCCCGGCCGGTCCCTTTACCCTGCCCGCCCTGGGTTACGCCTTCGATGCGCTGGAGCCGCACATTGACGCCCAGACCATGCAGATCCACCATGACAAACATCACCAGGCGTACGTAACCAACCTGAACAAGGCGGTGACCGGCCATGCCGAATTGGCCGGGAAGAGCGCGGAAGACCTGATCAAAAACATCTCCAGCGTACCGGAAGCGGTGCGCAAGGCCGTCCAGAACCAC includes these proteins:
- a CDS encoding beta-galactosidase, whose product is MFLKHENDRGTVMALLVAGLLLVLAGGRVAAASHTFAIGETDFLLDGQRLQVRCGEVHFARVPREYWQHRLKMCKAMGLNTVCVYLFWNFHEARPGEFNWSGPADAAEFCRMAQAEGLWVLLRPGPYSCAEWEGGGLPWWLYKNDQMKIRTSDASFLEPARRYLKEVGRVLAPLQITKGGPLLMVQVENEYGWFGKDAAYLGQLRQALVESGFEVPLFACNPPSALPNGFRADLFQVVNFGSDPAGAFKALRKIQPKGPLMNGEFYPAWFDTWGQPHHKGDMGRYLRDLEYMLKNNMSFSIYMAHGGTSFGLWSGADRPFRPDTSSYDYEAPISEAGWVTDKFTRTREVMGRYLLPGESLPEPPPAYPVITVNRFRLESSAPVFDNLPVAIKDERARSFEKYDLGQGCALYRGTVPAGGPASLKVKELHDFGWVYLDGHLVDVMDRRRQKFAVQLPQRAKPGQLDILVEAMGRINFGQEAFDQKGIHGPVELIASGSPAVELTGWQVYPLPLDAAQLGRLKYQGGSAKGPAFWRGGFLVTTVGDTFLDVRSWGKGVLWVNGRCLGRFWNIGPTQTMYCPGAWLKPGQNEVVVLDLTEPAQPELAGLAQPILDQMRRELDFSNRARAQGQFKTEGLAPAIGGAFTTEIKMQEARFAQPVKGRYVCLESVNAHNGQPYAAVAELEILDANGQPLANTSLRVFWADSEESGAEDGSADNVLDGQPATMWHTEYSGAKPGHPHHLILDLGKSQSVTGIRYLPRSGDAKVGGRIKEYRVYVAEQSFGLNP
- a CDS encoding DUF1080 domain-containing protein; the encoded protein is MNTFSILKQLTQKTTVLVGLGLLCCGPVSAQQAKGHPDTTGWKDLFAADLSNAAVEPGAWVFANGELVAKNHTTLWTKDAYANFVLDLEFKATKEANSGVFLRSGNIKDVLAALEIQVHESTDGSKYGMVGAIYDAKPPSKNMAKPLGEWNRFTITCRDSRVSLVFNGEEVFDVDLNDWKEVKKNPDGTPNKFRQALKDFSRNGPLGLQGLHGKAQSPVFYRNLKIKVLD